In Juglans microcarpa x Juglans regia isolate MS1-56 chromosome 4S, Jm3101_v1.0, whole genome shotgun sequence, a single window of DNA contains:
- the LOC121263224 gene encoding defensin-like protein 19 yields the protein MAKQLGRQLLSYVLIFLLLLLLLSSGKIAMVEAKLCEKRSKTWSGFCAPTPETAGVNSERAQHGACHAQFPGFACFCYFKC from the exons ATGGCTAAGCAGCTTGGTCGCCAATTACTATCTTATGTTCTCATCTTCCTtctacttcttctccttctatCCAGTGGTA AGATAGCAATGGTGGAAGCAAAACTGTGTGAGAAGCGTAGCAAAACGTGGTCAGGGTTCTGTGCGCCAACTCCAGAAACCGCAGGCGTCAATTCGGAGCGTGCACAACACGGAGCTTGTCATGCCCAATTCCCAGGATTTGCTTGCTTCTGTTACTTCAAATGTTGA